A stretch of DNA from Candidatus Binatia bacterium:
CGCGCTGACCCTGTGCGGGGTGTCGTTCGTGCTGCTGTCCATCGCGTTCCGCGACGCGAAGCGCGTATACGGCGACCACACCGACGAGGTCGAGTAAGAGGCCGGGCGCGATGGGGTTGGATCAGAGTCATGAGCCCGCTCGCCCGTTTCCTGCACAAGTGGTCCGCCGCGCTCGCCGCCTACGAGGAGGCGAGCGCCCGGTTCAACCGGGTGACCGGCGAGTACCTGGCGCTGATCGGCACGCCCAAGCACGGCGAGCCGGGTGCGATGGCCAAGCTGCGCGGCGAGCGGGCCCAGCTCTACACCGAGACCGAGGTGCGCATCCTGGCCAAGAAAGACTTCTACCGGCAGAAGGCCATCTCCGACCAGCAGTTCTGGTCGGCCGAGGCGACCATGTACGGCATCGCGGCACTGGTCGAGATGCTGCGTGAGGAGGGGTGACGTGAACGGTGAGCCGATGATCGACGCTGGGGCCAATCCCGCGCGGCGCAGCCTGGGGTTCGACCTCGCCCGCCTGCTGGGTGACGCGTCGTTTCGTGCGCGCCTGCGCGCGATCGGCCACGAGGGCGAGGTCCTTGTCCCGATCTTGCCTGGCGACAGCTTCGCCGCCTTCTTGGAACGCCTGGACGACCACACCGACCGCTGCCTGCTCGCCTTCCGCGACGCCCGCGCGCCGCATGGCTGGCGGCTGGCGTGGTGGCACGAGCCGCGCGCCACCGACGCGGCGTACTGAGAGGACTGCCGAAAACTGCCCGCGCTGTGGCCAACCACCGGTCCGTCGCCGACCTGGTACCGGCGGCTGTGGCGGTGACGAGTAGACGGATGTGGAAGGTGATCGATACCCTGGCGCACTTCCTGTACTGCCCGACCATGTTCTTCCGGCGGTGCGCCCGCGAACGGTGGCACCACCGCATCCACCTGATGCCCGGCCGGTGGTTGGCACCGATCTGTGACCGGTACGAGCGGTGGCTGGGCGTGACGCCGGACGAGTTGACGTAGGGACCGCACTAGTGGGAGGGGCATGCCCCGTGATCCGAGACGACCTCATCAACGCCCTGCGGAGCGTCGAGCTGCCGGCCGAGGTGCGCGCCCGCGTGCCGTACGGTGAGCTGGCCGATGCCGTGGAGCCGGTGCTGCTCGGGGCGGCCGAGCGCATGGCGGCCAAGTGCTATCTCGACGCCGAGATGCGAGCCGCCCGCAAGCGCGGCCAGGAGTTGGGCAGCGTCGCCGCCGAGCAGCCGTCGATCACCTGCCCGAAGTGCGGTGGAACCTCGTACAACGCCAACGACATCCGCAAGGGCTACTGCGTCAAGTGTCACGAGCGGACCGGCACGCCGACGCGGCTCTAGTTGACGAAATCCGTTATCGACCAAGGGAGGTGTTCATGCAGGTTGCGTCGTGGCAGCCGGACGAGCCGGTTGCCGAGGTGCGTTCGGGCGAGACGGTCGCCGAGTTGTACGCGGCCCTGCCCGAGAGCGAGTGGGTGATCGTGCACGGGATGCTCGTCAAGCGGATGGGCGACCCGCCGACCCCGGAGGACATCCAAGACTTTCGGCGCATCGCAGAGACGCGGGGCAAGGGGCCAATCTGATGGACCTGTACTTAGCGAACGGCCGAAAGCTGGGCCGCGTGGAATCCCATGCCCTGCAAGCGATGGAGGCCAACGGCCAGCCACCCGAGGTGGTCGTGTGGGGTGAGCGGATGTTCGCACTCAACGCACACGGTCGCTACGTCGAGGGGCTGGCGTGGGTCATCACCGATACCGAGGACAACCGGCTCGTGCTGAGTTGACGAATTCAGGTTATCGACCATTGAGGAGTGTTCATGCAGGTCAGAGGGCCGTGCGCCAACCATCCGAACCGGCCCGGTGCGTGGCTGATGGAAGACGGCTCGATGCGGTGCGACCCGTGCTACTACCGCCGGCAGGGCCGGATCGAGGCCGCCGAGACGATCTGGGCCAAGGCCAAGCAGTTGCGCGCCGAGTTCCGCACCGGCCAGTACGGCATCGAGTACGTCAACGGCTTCGAGGACGCCTTCGCGCTGATCGACCCCGAGTAGTTGACATACTTCGATGTTATCGACCAACGGAGGCTCGATGAGCACCAAGAAGGGCCGGTACGGCGACCCGCGTAAGCGCAGGCCGATGGGCGATCTGTACGCGGCGGCGCAGCCCAGTGGAGCCAGCGATCCGCGCAAGCTCGGCGGCTCGATGTCCGGGCCGGGCGGACCGCACGACCGGGGCGCGACGGTCATCGACGCGACCGACGCCATCCTGCTCGACTACACCGAGGTCTGCACGATCGACACCGTGCGCGGCGGCGTGCTGGGCGGGCAGGCGATCTTCATGACGCTCGACGGGCGGATCAACAAGACCACCGACCGGGTGCGGGTCGGCTACATCTTCGACACCGACGGGGCCGCCGCCATCATCACCGAGCTACTGGCGCTGGCCGACCGATTCGGCCCGGAGATGCTCGACGATGTGACCCGCCGGCTGACCTCGCTGTACCGCGACAAGCACGTCGACCTCGCCTGGCTGCGCGCGGCCATCGACAACGCGATCGAGAACGCATCAGGTTGACATACCTCCTGATTATCGACCAACGGAGGGCTAATGCTGCGACTGCACCTGTACTGGAAACGCGACAGCGGCGACATTGACCTGGGCGACTGCTACCACGATGTGCTGCCGCCGGTTGGGTCGTTGATCTCGCACACGTCGCCGGAGCACGAGGGCGGGGTGTGGCGGGTCGCTCTGGTCTACTTGCACCCGGCGTATGAGGGGTCGATGGCGGTGCGAGCCGTTGAGATGGGCCGGACGCCGCCGGACGGGCAGGTCGGGATGGTGGAGCTGTTCGTGGAGCCCGCCGCGGGGCCGCACGCACCTTGACGTAAGTCGCGGTTATCGACCAACAGGGAGGGCGATATGGCACGTGACCAGGGCGTCTACGGCCTGATCTTCAATGGACTGACGACGGCACTGACCAAAGAGCAGTGGATGCCGCTGTCCGAGCGGGAACGCGTCGCCGCCGCGATCTACGACACGCTCGAGGGTGCGGGGGTGGAGTTCCATCGCGGCGGCCTGGACCGCCTGTGGCGGGTGGCGGCCGAGCACGCCAACAAGCTGCGGCAGAACTGACGGCAGCCGGGTTAACAGAATCACCGTTACCGACCAAAGAGGAGACGTCATGGCCGGTCAGGGCGGTCCGGCGCGCATGCCGGTTCACGGGGACTGCCGCTGGCACCGAGGCAGGGCCGCCGCGTGGTGGCTGCCGGACGGCACATTCCTGTGCGACCCGTGCATGTACCGACGGCAAGCGATCAACGAGGTCATCGACTACGTCACCAACGATCTACCTGGGATGGACCCGGCGACGCGGGCCGGGGTGCTCATGTCGATGCGCAGCTTCCTTGCCAACCGCCCCGAGGCCAATATTGACGTACGCACGGCTTGACGTAATCACGATCGAGGAGCGTCGTGACCCAGATGATCCCGGACCCGACCGACGACACGGTGTGGTTCATCGGCTCCGCTGCCGAAGCCGAACTGGGCGTGCAGGTCGGCGACGCCACCCTGTTCAACGTCCATACCCCCGACCTGTGCGCGGGACAGCACTGTGTGGTCCACCGCCCGTCGGCGCACCACATGCGCGGCTGGCGGCTGAACTGGCGCGGCGACCGGGGCCTGATGGAGCGGCTGTGCCCGCACGGCACCGGCCACCCGGACCCCGACGACCTCGCCTACCACTACCGTGTCGGTCGGGGCTGGATGGGCGTGCACGGCTGCGACGGCTGCTGCGCGGCCCGCGACCTGCCCGTCCGTTGATCGTTGAACCCGGCGTGGATGACGGGGACGGGACGCATCCGCTCGCGGATCTGGTCATCACCTGCACCCGCCGGGACGGCTCGACCTACATCCGGCGCATCCCGCGCCCGCGCTGGTACGCCGAGGTGTACCGGCTGTGGCGGCTCGGGCTCAACGACGGGGAGATCGCCCGCTCGCTGGAGCGGCCGGTCGACACGATCTACACCGCGCGGGCGCGGCAGATGAAGCTACCCCGCAACACCTACCCCGGCGGGCAGGACCGGTGAGCGACGCATAGTTGCGGCCCGGCCGGGTGCGACCGACCGGGCCTGGTGGGCGAGGAGGCAGTGGGTCGACGCGCCCGCTCCTGCCCAGGCCACGTCGCGTCGACCTTTTCAGTTGTGTCTCCCTGCGGTGCGCCTCGCGGGTTTGGGGCCTCGCGGGGATTGCCCATCAGGATGCGGTACGCGCCGGTTTGATCGGAAGACTCCGGCGGGTGAATGAATACACCCATGCATCCTGCAAGGTGCGGAATGCAAAAAGCCGCCCCGCTCCCGACCGGAGTCGGGAGCGGGGCGTACCCCCTGGTGCATCGAGCGTCTCGGAGCAGATCCTACTTGCTGCGGGCGGCGGCGAGTAGCCGCGCCACGGTCTGTGGCGAGTAGACCCGGCCGCGGGTCCACAGTGCGGTGACGATCGGCGCGGCGGTGGCGATGACGGCGAGCAGGGCGGCCTGGACGTGGTCGTTGATCGGCAGGCCGAGCGCGACGATCAGCGTCAGCAGCGCGGCGACGGCGGTCGAGATCATGCCGATGGTGACTGCGGGTTCCGCGTCGGTGTTGTCCGGGGCGGGCTCGGGCGGCAGGCTGTTGTAGACGGTCACGCGCTCTCCTGTTCGGTGAAGCAGCCGCAGCCGCCCCAGTCATCGCGGTCGACGTCCTGCGTAACCTCGACGCGCTCGCGCAGCGCGGTCAGCGTGAGCGGCTTAAGCGTGCCGCCGCGCCGGTTCCGCAGGATTGATACGTCCTTGCCGAGGTAGTCGCGCATCTCAGCCTCGGCCCGCTCCTCGGCGGCGTAGCGCTCCGGGTTGACCTCCAGCAGTCGCGCCCATTGCGCCTGCCCGCCCCGCACGCAGGCGCCGCCGCAGTTGTTGTGGGCGAACCCTTGGGCGTACATCCGGGGTGGCTCGATGCCGCGCGCCCTGGCCTGCTCGATCAGGTGGCGCTTCTCGACGTAGGGCGGCGAGCACAGCGGTGCGGCGACCGACCACTGCCCGTACCCGCGCCGGATGGCCGGCAGGCGGTGGGTCTCGGTCCAGTCGATGCCGACATACACGGTAGTGGCGGCCGGGTCGGTGTTGGCCTCCAGCCATTCCCGGCACGGCACCTGCTTGAGCTTGTGCGAGCACGGCGCGATCCGGGTGTTGCCGATGTGCCGCACGTCGCGGAAGAGCTGCCACGGTGTGCGCCCGTCGGCCACCACGGTGATCGGCACGCCGATGTCGCGGGCCACGTCCTCGTTGAATCGGTACAGGTCCGGGTCTTCGACCTTGGTGTCCGCGAACAGCAGCACGAGATCATCGGTGCCGTGTTCGTCGGCGACCCGGCGCGCGGCGGCCCAGCTCGTGATGCCGCCGGAGTACATGACGACGTGGCGCACGGTGGGCACAACGATCAACTCACCGGCTCGGCGACGGGCTGACCGACGGGGTCACGGTCGGCGGGCCGGGATCGGTGGCGATGCGCTGGTAGACGCAATCGCGCAGCTTGTTGTCGAAGTCGGGGCCGGATTCACCGGGGTACAGGCGCGAGCACTCCCCCAGCGCGATCTGGGCACGCAGGATCGCGGCGATCGCGCTGCCGGTGCGGGCCGCGCCCTGCCGGTAGCAGGTGCCGGTCGCGGTGGTGCAGTCGGCGATGCGGGCGTTGGTTTCGCGGGTCTGGCTGGCGATGGTGTTGTTCTGCCCGGCGACGATCAGCACGGCGATCATGCAGACGGTCAGCACGCAGAGCAGGCCGAACATGACCATGGTGGCCTTGCGGCGGGCCAGCTCGGCGGCCGACACGTCGCCGCGTAGCCGCTGCGCGTCGCGGTGGATCTCTGCCAGGAACTCGCCGAGGGTCGGCGGCACCGGCACGTTGGGGTCGGTCATGGGTTGGGCTCCCGTGGCGGCGGAAAGGTTTGCTCGTGCTTGTCGTCGTCGGTCTTGATGTCGGCCGACAGCCGCCGGACCTCGGCCACCGCGCGTTCCAGCATCTCGACGATGACCATCACGCGGGTTTCGATGTCGGCTCCCGAAGCGGGCACTTACAGCACCTCCGGGTCGATGGGCGCGGCACGGCGACGGGCGACCTCGGCACGCACCTCGCGCTCGCGCTGCATGGCGTTGAGCAGCCGGCCGGATTCCTCGGCGGCGTTGGTGGCACTGTTCAGCGCCGGGATGACCCGGTCGACGATGAGCGCGTTGAGCCGCTTGTTGTCGTCTTCGAGCCGGTCGGCGCGCTCGCGCTCGCGCTGCACGGTGCCTTTGGCGAACCAGATGCCGCCGGCGGCGATGAGCCCGACCGCGCCGTACTGGGCGAGCGCGCCGAGGTCGACCCCTTCGCTGGCTACCGCGTACGCAGGCCACAGCGCGGCTACGACCACGGGCGGTCCGCGAAGGTGTCGATGGCGAGCAGGCCGGGGCCGTGGTTTTCCACGGTGACCTTGTCGCCGGCCGCGCCGTCCAGCGGAAACGACCAGTGGGCGCCGGTGTCGCTGACCTGCACCTGCGCGTCGGTCCAGGACTTGCCGCCCACGAACCGGGCCACCCGCACGTCGCAGTCGCCGAACGCGGCGGACAGGCACAGCCAGCCCTTGCCGCCGACCACGGCGTGCGAGGTGAACAGGGCGCGCTCGCCGGGTGGAAGTTCTACGTGCACGTCGTCGTCCTCTCCGGGCGCGCTGGTGGATGCCGGCGTCGTTGCGTTTATGGCGGTTACGGCGCCGGGGTGGATCAGCGCCTTGAACTCGTCGAGCGAGCCGCGGAAGGCGTTGGCGTCGACCGTGGGCTGGCGTCCGACCGTGGTCTTGGAGCCGAATTGCAGGACGTGCGGCGTGATGCCGCCGTAACCGGCCCAGCGCCCACTGGTGTCGCCGGGATAGGCGCTGCGGTAGTGCGCGCTCGGGTTGGTGCCGTAGTTGGAGGCGACCACCGGGCAGGTGATGCCGCGCAGGCTGGCGTAGACCCACTTCGGGCAGTAGGCCAGCGGCTGGTGGTGGGGCAGCCGCGTGACGAAGTGCGCGGTGGCGGCGTTGATGGTGGCGAGGCTGGGCGCGCCGCCGTTGTAGGCGAACGGCTCGCAGTCCCACATCCACTCGAACGGCTCGGTCGCCGCCCATGGTGCGGCGGCGAGCACGGTGTCGATGAACCAGTCGACCTGCTCGACCACGTTGGTGTTCCACAGCACGTGGTACGCGCCGAGGATCGGGATGCCGGCGGTCCGGCCGCGCCGCATCGCCTGGGCGAAGTACGGGTCGCGGTAATGCTTCGGCCCGTCCGTGGCCTTGTGGATGAACACGTCCACGCCGTCGCGGCGCATCGCCGCGAGGTCCATGCCGCCGCGCTGCCAATCGTGGTTTGAGCAATCAACCTTGTAGATGGTCACGCGGGCTGGCCTCCGTTCAGCGTCGGTTCAGGTCGCGGACGGAGTTGGACAGGAACTTGAGCATGTTGGGGCGCAGCCGGCCGACGGTCAGCGTGACGGTTTCCCGGTCGGACGAGTCGAGTTCGATGGCGATCGAGGTGACCCGCAGCTTGTCGTTGACTTGCAGCCGGCCGGACGTGATGGACACGTGCACGATGTCGCCGAGCCCGATCAGCGCCGGGTCCCACACGCCGGGCGCGAGGGTGATGTCGTAGACGGGCTGGAGCCGGGCGTACTGGTCGTAGACGGTCGCGCCGAACTGGAGCAGGGTGTCCGGGGTGAGCACGTTGGGGTTGCCCTCGCTCTTTTCCCAGCGGCCTTCCGGGCGGCGGAGCAGGTCGGCTTCCTCGGGGCTGCCGGCGGCCGGGATGATGATCGGGTTCTTGGTCAACTCGTTGCCGCCGGATACCCGCACCAGGTTGGCGTAGTCCTGTACCAGGTCGAGGGTGCGGTTGACCTGTTGGATCGCCCCGCCGTAACCGGCGGCGAAGTCCAGGCGCACCCCGTTGTCCGCGCCGCGCATCGAGTAGTACAGGTTGACCCGCTTGGCCGGGTCGATGTCGATGTCGAAGCCGGGCAGGTTGACCATGAGCACGTCGAGTTGGGTGTCGTTGTCGTGCTGGCTGGCCACGATCGACACCGGGCCGGGCGCGCCGATCCGCTTGATCGCTGCCCAGACGGTGTCGCCGTCGGGCACCTGGTAGCCGGGTGAGTAGATCGGCGTGCTGACCGGCCAGATCCCCTTGGTCAGGCCGAGCGCCCCGCCGGGCAGGCCCTGGGTGTCGCTGATCAGCGTCCAGACGATGTCGGAGAGCATCGTGCCGTCGGGGAACGACTTGTAGCCCGAGCTGGCCAGTGGTCCGGACGTGTCCTGGTAGACCAGGCGCCGGTCGAGCAGTCCGCGGTAGTCGACGCACCGGCAGGAGACGGTGTGCGTGTTGGCGTCGATGCGGTCGTCGGCGGCGGCGAGCCGGCAGAGCACCATGTCGACGCCGTTGCGGCGCCAGAGCACGTCGGTGACGCCCTCACCGATCTGGGTGGCGTCGAACCGGCCGGTGAGCGGGTCGGGGTAGCCGGTCAGTTGGAACTCGATGGTGGACGGCTCGGTGAGGTTGAGGGTGATTTTCCGGCCGGACGCCTGGGCCAGCTCGTAGTTCACGCCGGTGCGCCACGGCCCGACGACGAGTGCCTGGGTGGGTGCGGCCGGCAGGTCGGCCACCGCCGGGCCGGACCAGATCGGCGGCGGAGGTGGTGGTGGCGGCGCGGGCACGTTGACGCTGTCGATCGACATCGCGCCGTACATGCCGAACCCGGCGTTGGATAGATCGATCGGCAGGGTCGACGTGACGGCGGTCGTCCACACGCGACCGTCTGGTGAGTTGTCGAAGTAGAAGATGCCGGCCGCGTCCTGCCGGAAGCGCACCCACGGCTGGTACGGGACCTCGTTGTACACGAGGACGCCGTCCACTTGGGATCGCCACCAGACCTGCTGGAAGGCGGATCGGTCACCGCTGCCGGTGCCGAACAGCCAGCCGACGTACGGCCCGGTGTTTTCGTTGGGGCGGATGTAAATCTCGTGATCGCCGCCGGCCGACTCGTAGTCGACGGCGCCCACGTGCAGCGTGAGCGCCGAGTCGGTCAGGTCGTAGGTGGTCTGCGAGTAGACCGCGCCGAAGACCGGAATGTCGAGCGTGCCGGTGCCCTGGGTGCCGCCGTCGGTCCAGAGCGTCGAGTCGATGGACGTGCCGCTGAAGTCGTCGACCAGGGTCGCGAACTTGGCCGGGGCGCGCAGCCCGAGCACCTGGGCGATCGACGTGACCGGCGCGGCGAAAGTCCACTGTGGCGCGGTGACCGTTCCGGCGTTCACGTTGCGCCAGACGACGGCGGTC
This window harbors:
- a CDS encoding GH25 family lysozyme — protein: MTIYKVDCSNHDWQRGGMDLAAMRRDGVDVFIHKATDGPKHYRDPYFAQAMRRGRTAGIPILGAYHVLWNTNVVEQVDWFIDTVLAAAPWAATEPFEWMWDCEPFAYNGGAPSLATINAATAHFVTRLPHHQPLAYCPKWVYASLRGITCPVVASNYGTNPSAHYRSAYPGDTSGRWAGYGGITPHVLQFGSKTTVGRQPTVDANAFRGSLDEFKALIHPGAVTAINATTPASTSAPGEDDDVHVELPPGERALFTSHAVVGGKGWLCLSAAFGDCDVRVARFVGGKSWTDAQVQVSDTGAHWSFPLDGAAGDKVTVENHGPGLLAIDTFADRPWS